In a single window of the Labrus mixtus chromosome 20, fLabMix1.1, whole genome shotgun sequence genome:
- the LOC132954035 gene encoding cytosolic phospholipase A2 gamma-like has protein sequence MEEKRTAYEKSVRQSQRLCAGEHEYVLKRKRVVLQSLNSLGISCSEDSVPHIALLSSGGGQRAAVALVGSLHQMEKDGLLDSVLYLGGVSGSTWSMASLYSDPQWSMGMDRAVSSLTSPGVELDEALSWLGERAKEEGFSLTDIWGVLTSAGIMKQMDLRLLSGEAGRKATNPYPIYCAIEKYFFSEGPLEATWFEMSPHEAGFTDLGLFIETSLLGSKFENGELQEEIAEMDMVKLQGVFGSALAHEDMIKEFIPHWLNVPGQEDDAAEEYVRLYYALHRVVGLTRNLIPDPAAQADLDKLHKLLEDADEAHRVEYESESLQDKESVSQQRTEQLLAVVERWSQTLEDGAFKNHVMFIISRVLPLIVKWEWGTTNNFLYQYQNCSVPPYLQTEENFNLVDAGLLVNVAFPSFLGDKRDIDLIIAPEFSAGNMFENLTLARDYAAKLKKPFPEIDEKILEERDWPKDCYVFEGKEKEPTIVFMPLFNRNNCKDAEEVKAKMAEFTTFQHSYSQEKVEFLLETATENMKRNKQTLLREIKKAAGRRRCRKSARERFSESCLFGLV, from the exons atggaggagaaaagaaCTGCGTATGAG aAATCCGTGCGTCAGTCTCAGCGTTTGTGTGCAGGTGAACATGAGTACGTTCTCAAGAGGAAACGAGTCGTCCTGCAGTCTCTCAACAGTCTGGGAATCAGCTGTTCTGaa GACTCGGTCCCTCACATCGCTCTGCTGTCTTcaggtggaggtcagagagcCGCCGTGGCTCTGGTGGGTTCTCTCCATCAGATGGAGAAAGACGGTCTGCTGGACTCAGTGCTCTACCTGGGAGGAGTCTCTGGGTCGACATG GTCCATGGCCTCTCTGTACAGTGACCCACAGTGGAGCATGGGGATGGACAGGGCCGTGTCCAGCCTGACGAGTCCAGGGGTGGAGCTGGACGAGGCTCTGTCATGGCTGGGCGAGCGAGCGAAGGAGGAGGGCTTCTCTCTCACTGATATCTGGGGGGTGCTGACCTCAGCTGGAATCATGAAACAG ATGGACCTGCGGCTTCTTTCTGGCGAGGCTGGCCGAAAAGCCACCAACCCCTACCCCATCTACTGTGCCATAGAGAAGTACTTCTTCTCTGAGGGGCCTCTAGAAG cGACCTGGTTTGAGATGAGTCCTCATGAGGCCGGGTTCACAGACCTCGGCCTCTTCATCGAAACGTCTCTTCTGGGCAGCAAGTTCGAGAACggggagctgcaggaggagataGCTGAGATGGACATGGTCAAACTACAag GTGTTTTTGGCAGTGCATTGGCTCATGAAGACATGATCAAAGAGTTCATCCCTCACTGGCTGAACG TGCCCGGTCAAGAGGACGATGCAGCTGAAGAGTATGTGCGTCTTTACTACGCCCTCCATAGAGTCGTAGGTCTGACCAGAAACCTCATCCCGGATCCCGCTGCACAGGCTGACCTCGACAAGCTGCACAAACTACTGGAGGATgctg ATGAGGCACATCGTGTTGAGTACGAGTCCGAGAGTTTGCAGGACAAGGAAAGTGTTTCCCAGCAGAGGACTGAGCAGCTGCTGGCTGTGGTGGAGCGCTGGAGCCAGACTCTGGAGGATGGAGCTTTTAAAAATCACg TCATGTTCATCATTTCGCGTGTCCTTCCTCTGATTGTGAAGTGGGAGTGGGGAACAACCAACAACTTCCTCTACCAATACCAAA ACTGCAGTGTCCCACCTTACCTCCAAACTGAAGAGAATTTCAACCTGGTGGACGCTGGCTTGCTGGTGAACGTCGCCTTCCCGTCATTTCTGGGAGACAAGAGAGACATCGACCTCATCATCGCTCCGGAGTTCAGCGCAGGGAACATGTTTGAg AATCTGACTTTGGCTAGAGATTACGCAGCCAAGCTGAAGAAGCCGTTCCCTGAGATAGACGAGAAAAtcctggaggagagagactggCCGAAGGACTGCTACGTGTTTGAGGGGAAAGAGAAGGAGCCCACCATCGTGTTCATGCCGCTCTTCAACAGAAACAACTGCAA AGATGCAGAGGAGGTGAAAGCAAAGATGGCGGAGTTCACCACCTTCCAGCATTCGTACAGTCAGGAGAAAGTGGAGTTTTTGTTGGAGACGGCAACAGAgaacatgaagagaaacaaacaaactctgctGAGAGAGATCAAGAAGGCGGCTGGACGCAGACGCTGCAG GAAGTCTGCCCGGGAGAGATTCTCTGAGTCTTGTCTTTTTGGTTTGGTTTAA
- the LOC132995778 gene encoding cytosolic phospholipase A2 gamma-like: protein MKPHRVMQTGYTGCYFLLMWVCFVVFGASTESNMEEKRTAYEKSVRQSQRLCAGEQEYVDERKRVVLQSLNSLGISCSEDSVPHIALLASGGGQRAAVALVGSLHQMEKDGLLDSVLYLGGVSGATWSMASLYSDPQWSVGMDRAVSSLTSPGVELDEALSWLGERAKEEHFSLTDIWGVLTSAGIMKQMDLRRLSDEASRNATNPYPIYCALEKHCFSEGPLEATWFEMSPHEAGFTDLGLFIETSLLGSKFENGELQEEIAEMDMVKLQGVLGCALAHGETIKEFIPHWLKVPGLVDAAAAEYVRLYHAFHKLVTLTRNTVQDPAAQADLDKLHKLLEDAHEALRNESESLQDKESVSQQRTEQLLAVVERWSQTLEDGAFKNHVMFIILRVLPLIVKWEWGTTNNFLYQYQNSSVPSCLHTKESFYLVDAGLLVNVAYPSFLGDKRDINLIIAPEYSAGNMFETLTLARDYAAKLKKPFPELDEKILEERDWPKDCYVFEGKDKEPTIVFMPLFNRNNCKDAEEVKAKMAEFSTFQLPFSQDKIEFLLETGKENMKRNKQTLLREIKKAAELKRCRKSAREGISESCLFGLV from the exons ATGAAGCCACATCGCGTCATGCAGACTGGATATACAGGTTGTTACTTCCTTCTGATGTGGGTATGCTTTGTGGTTTTTGGAGCATCAACAGAGAGCAacatggaggagaaaagaaCTGCGTATGAG aAATCCGTGCGTCAGTCTCAGCGTTTGTGTGCAGGTGAACAGGAGTACGTTGACGAGAGGAAACGAGTCGTCCTGCAGTCTCTCAACAGTCTGGGAATCAGCTGTTCTGaa GACTCGGTCCCTCACATCGCTCTGCTGGCTTcaggtggaggtcagagagcCGCCGTGGCTCTGGTGGGTTCTCTCCATCAGATGGAGAAAGACGGTCTGCTGGACTCTGTGCTCTACCTGGGAGGAGTCTCTGGGGCGACATG GTCCATGGCCTCTCTGTACAGTGACCCACAGTGGAGCGTGGGGATGGACAGGGCCGTGTCCAGCCTGACGAGTCCAGGGGTGGAGCTGGACGAGGCTCTGTCATGGCTGGGCGAGCGAGCGAAGGAGGAGcatttctctctcactgatATCTGGGGGGTGCTGACCTCAGCTGGAATCATGAAACAG ATGGACCTGCGGCGCCTTTCTGACGAGGCCAGCAGAAACGCCACCAACCCCTACCCCATCTACTGCGCCTTAGAGAAGCACTGTTTCTCCGAGGGGCCTCTGGAAG cGACCTGGTTTGAGATGAGTCCTCATGAGGCCGGGTTCACAGACCTCGGCCTCTTCATCGAAACGTCTCTTCTGGGCAGCAAGTTCGAGAACggggagctgcaggaggagataGCTGAGATGGACATGGTCAAACTACAag GTGTTCTCGGTTGTGCGTTGGCCCATGGAGAGACGATCAAAGAGTTCATCCCTCACTGGCTGAAAG TGCCTGGTCTAGTGgatgctgcagctgcagagtaTGTCCGTCTTTACCACGCCTTCCATAAACTCGTAACTCTGACCAGAAACACCGTCCAGGATCCCGCTGCACAGGCTGACCTCGACAAGCTGCACAAACTACTGGAGGATGCTC ATGAGGCGCTACGTAATGAGTCAGAGAGTTTGCAGGACAAGGAAAGTGTTTCCCAGCAGAGGACTGAGCAGCTGCTGGCTGTGGTGGAGCGCTGGAGCCAGACTCTGGAGGATGGAGCTTTTAAAAATCACg TCATGTTCATAATTTTGCGTGTCCTTCCTCTGATCGTGAAGTGGGAGTGGGGAACAACCAACAACTTCCTCTACCAATACCAAA ACTCCAGCGTCCCATCCTGCCTCCACACTAAAGAGAGTTTCTACCTCGTGGACGCTGGCTTGTTGGTGAACGTCGCCTACCCGTCATTTCTGGGAGACAAGAGAGACATCAACCTCATCATCGCTCCGGAGTACAGCGCAGGGAACATGTTTGAG ACTCTGACTTTAGCCAGAGATTACGCAGCCAAGCTGAAGAAGCCGTTCCCTGAGTTAGATGAGAAAAtcctggaggagagagactggCCGAAGGACTGCTACGTGTTTGAGGGGAAAGACAAGGAGCCCACCATCGTGTTCATGCCGCTCTTCAACAGAAACAACTGCAAAG ATGCAGAGGAGGTGAAAGCAAAGATGGCGGAGTTCTCCACCTTCCAGCTTCCGTTCAGTCAGGACAAGATCGAGTTTTTGTTGGAGACGGGGAAAGAgaacatgaagagaaacaaacaaactctgctGAGAGAGATCAAGAAGGCGGCTGAACTCAAACGCTGCAG GAAGTCTGCCCGGGAGGGAATCTCTGAGTCTTGTCTTTTTGGTTTGGTGTAA